A single Lactuca sativa cultivar Salinas chromosome 8, Lsat_Salinas_v11, whole genome shotgun sequence DNA region contains:
- the LOC128127633 gene encoding uncharacterized protein LOC128127633: MASGDSVKDMTSKFDKLNKFEGQDFRRWQKKMHFLLTTLKVVYVLSTPMPVLPESVEDEPLEATRRRSKWENDDYICRGHILNGMSDSLFDIYQTFESTKELWDSLESKYMAEDASSKKFLVSNFMGYKMIDSRPVMEQFHEILRILGQFAQHNLKMDEAISVAVIIDKLPPS; encoded by the coding sequence ATGGCAAGTGGCGATTCTGTGAAGGATATGACAAGCAAGTTTGACAAATTGAATAAGTTTGAAGGGCAAGATTTTCGTAGATGGCAGAAGAAGATGCACTTTCTCCTTACCACTCTGAAAGTGGTATATGTTCTGAGTACACCCATGCCAGTCTTACCAGAATCTGTTGAAGATGAACCTTTGGAGGCAACAAGAAGGAGATCAAAGtgggaaaatgatgattacatatgTCGTGGTCATATTCTCAATGGTATGTCTGACTCTCTTTTTGATATCTATCAAACTTTTGAATCTACAAAAGAACTGTgggattctcttgaatccaaaTACATGGCTGAAGATGCTTCTAGTAAGAAGTTTCTTGTCagtaactttatgggttacaAAATGATTGATTCTAGGCCTGTTATGGAACAATTCCATGAAATATTAAGGATCCTGGGACAGTTTGCTCAACACAATCTGAAAATGGATGAAGCCATTTCTGTGGCTGTGATTATTGACAAACTGCCCCCTTCCTAG
- the LOC111907761 gene encoding disease resistance protein Roq1, which translates to MASSSSSSPLPPALSSQSWNHDVFLSFRGKDTRKTFVDHLYKALVQQGIDTYKDEETLRQGESIRPSLVKAIEESHIGIIIFSKNYADSTWCLDELTHIMKCKDMTGQIVIPIFYDVDPSEVRIQKRKYGEAFAKHELRNKKKAESWRKALVDASNLSGWVPKNIANGYESMAIKEIVDNISSRLQLVTSSANEKLIGIAARVQHLKSALQIGLGGVNMIGIWGVGGGGKTTLASSIYDEIYRNFDGCCFVANIREESSRHGLEKLQKQILKKMEGKSIGGGRSLIDKRFRNRKVLIVLDDVNHLDQLEALAGSPDWFGEGSRIIITTRDEHLLKAHEVVVHDISLLNADEAIQLFHKYAFRGSMPMKDYDQQLSKEVVSYAGGLPLALTILGSSLCDKNIDQWRSALARLKKIPDNKILEKLKISFDGLTKVQKDLFLDIACFFRWVEKDTAMEMLDANGFDPVIGVEELRQKALITILDGRFDMHDLLQEMGHYIVRGEHPRNPEKHSRVWKKEDVLTICAMDATMELDMIEAIKVGYSSFREAKPPPILANMRNLRYIQWKGDPANPSVNNFPPRALCCLVLEYAIQDQLWNGYKCLPNLKMITLWQLKNLVMTPNFDGIPLLEIFKLHGCPKLKEIHSSFGGLDKLVCLSIIDCKGIKKFPSITRLKKIETLSFAECPRVFKLSKIQQKMDSLGDEDMSSAVRELSNLNNIQLRYFHYFRFFRREYLRKLDLGFCELGDENMSSAVWELPNLKELDLRGNYFSCLSFGLMRIPRLKFLDVSSCTCLVKLSELPSSISVLKADDCKSLKTFGDTYNCKWLWKVSLFGAHEVGLAAGYMLLDSMLKGNSIEDHLISVTLHPEIPVGSIDRLFRGNSFTLRLPHDWYNDFCGFLIRVVTFNVIPFLVIIIKQEVNEDPPFELWQESNEELEQDSNEELEQEYDEELDLENVTHVEYVSFNSLRHIASLNSTYNVISISLDQFGFNLIETAGNRIGAELIPRKSEDALVQTTKAVIGDSEFWDEEVAHAPTFTIEHDSSIKIVLMT; encoded by the exons ATGGcgtcttcatcatcatcttctccatTGCCTCCAGCCCTTTCCTCTCAATCATGGAATCATGACGTTTTCCTTAGCTTTAGAGGAAAAGATACTCGGAAGACTTTTGTCGATCATCTCTATAAAGCTCTTGTACAACAAGGAATTGACACTTACAAGGACGAAGAAACGCTTCGTCAGGGTGAATCGATCCGTCCATCCCTTGTGAAGGCTATTGAGGAATCACATATTGGCATCATCATATTCTCTAAAAACTATGCAGATTCAACCTGGTGCTTGGATGAACTAACACATATTATGAAATGCAAGGACATGACAGGGCAAATTGTGATCCCCATATTTTATGATGTGGATCCGTCTGAAGTGCGAATACAAAAACGGAAATACGGAGAGGCATTTGCCAAACATGAGCTGAGGAACAAAAAAAAAGCTGAATCTTGGAGAAAAGCACTTGTAGATGCAAGTAACCTCTCTGGATGGGTTCCCAAGAACATTGCCAACGG GTATGAATCAATGGCTATCAAAGAAATTGTTGACAATATTTCATCGAGGTTGCAGCTAGTAACTTCAAGTGCAAATGAGAAGCTGATCGGAATAGCGGCTCGCGTGCAACATTTAAAATCAGCGTTACAAATTGGGTTGGGTGGTGTGAACATGATTGGAATATGGGGGGTTGGAGGTGGTGGTAAGACTACTCTTGCATCTTCTATATATGATGAAATCTATAGAAACTTTGATGGTTGCTGCTTTGTTGCAAATATTCGAGAGGAATCAAGCAGGCATGGTTTGGAAAAATTGCAGAAACAAATTCTTAAAAAGATGGAAGGGAAGAGCATTGGGGGAGGAAGAAGCTTGATAGATAAGAGGTTTCGTAATAGAAAGgtcttgattgttcttgatgaTGTCAATCACCTTGACCAACTAGAAGCTTTAGCTGGATCGCCTGATTGGTTCGGTGAAGGAAGTCGAATAATAATCACAACCAGAGATGAGCATTTATTAAAAGCTCATGAAGTTGTGGTACATGATATTAGCTTGTTAAATGCTGATGAGGCTATTCAGCTCTTTCACAAGTATGCATTCCGGGGTTCCATGCCTATGAAAGATTATGATCAGCAACTTTCAAAAGAGGTGGTCTCTTATGCCGGTGGGCTTCCATTGGCACTTACAATTCTCGGTTCTTCTCTCTGTGACAAAAATATTGATCAGTGGAGGAGTGCATTAGCCAGACTAAAAAAGATCCCAGATAATAAGATTCTGGAAAAGCTAAAAATCAGCTTTGATGGACTTACAAAGGTTCAGAAAGACTTGTTTCTTGATATTGCGTGTTTTTTTAGGTGGGTGGAGAAAGATACGGCAATGGAGATGCTTGATGCTAATGGTTTTGATCCTGTTATAGGAGTAGAGGAGTTGAGACAAAAGGCTCTCATAACTATTTTGGATGGAAGGTTCGATATGCATGATCTGTTGCAAGAAATGGGACACTACATTGTTAGAGGGGAACACCCTAGGAATCCCGAAAAGCATAGTAGAGTTTGGAAGAAGGAAGATGTTCTTACAATATGTGCTATGGATGCAACCATG GAACTTGACATGATTGAAGCAATAAAAGTTGGTTATAGTAGCTTTCGAGAGGCAAAACCTCCTCCTATTCTTGCAAACATGAGGAACCTTCGTTATATTCAATGGAAAGGTGATCCTGCAAATCCGTCGGTTAATAACTTTCCACCAAGGGCGCTTTGTTGTCTGGTATTAGAGTATGCCATCCAAGACCAACTTTGGAATGGTTATAAG TGTCTGCCAAATTTGAAGATGATTACACTTTGGCAATTGAAAAACCTGGTCATGACACCAAATTTTGATGGAATTCCACTTCTGGAAATATTCAAGCTTCATGGATGTCCGAAATTAAAAGAGATTCATTCATCATTTGGAGGCTTGGACAAGCTTGTTTGCTTATCTATAATAGACTGCAAGGGTATTAAGAAGTTTCCATCTATTACCCGACTAAAGAAAATCGAGACCCTTTCATTCGCAGAGTGCCCTAGAGTTTTTAAGCTTTCAAAGATCCAACAGAAGATGGACAGTTTGGGAGATGAAGACATGAGCTCTGCTGTTAGGGAGTTATCAAACTTGAACAACATACAGTTacgttattttcattattttcgtTTTTTTCGCAGAGAGTACCTGAGAAAGTTGGATCTCGGTTTCTGTGAACTGGGGGATGAAAACATGAGCTCTGCTGTTTGGGAGTTACCCAACTTGAAAGAACTCGATCTAAGAGGAAATTACTTTTCATGCTTAAGTTTTGGTCTAATGCGAATTCCTCGGCTCAAATTTCTGGATGTGTCATCTTGCACATGCCTTGTAAAATTATCAGAGCTCCCATCAAGCATATCTGTTCTTAAAGCAGATGATTGCAAGTCACTTAAAACCTTTGGAGATACTTATAACTGTAAATGGCTTTGGAAAGTCTCGCTTTTTGGGGCGCACGAAGTAGGTTTAGCAGCTGGTTACATGTTACTAGATTCCATGCTTAAG GGAAATTCTATTGAAGATCACCTTATCAGTGTTACTCTTCATCCTGAGATTCCAGTAGGGTCTATAGATAGGCTGTTTAGAGGGAACTCATTTACATTGCGTCTGCCACATGATTGGTACAATGACTTTTGTGGGTTCTTAATACGCGTTGTTACCTTCAACGTAATTCCGTTTCTTGTTATAATCATCAAGCAAGAGGTAAATGAAGATCCTCCATTTGAGCTTTGGCAGGAATCTAATGAAGAACTAGAGCAAGATTCTAATGAAGAACTGGAGCAGGAATATGATGAAGAATTGGATTTGGAAAATGTGACACATGTAGAATATGTTTCCTTTAATTCATTGAGGCACATTGCATCCTTGAATTCAACTTACAATGTGATCTCGATTTCCTTAGATCAATTTGGGTTCAATCTTATAGAGACAGCTGGAAATAGAATAGGTGCTGAACTTATTCCTAGGAAAAGTGAAGATGCTCTGGTGCAAACAACAAAAGCAGTAATAGGAGACTCAGAATTTTGGGATGAGGAAGTTGCCCATGCACCGACGTTTACCATCGAACATGATTCATCTATCAAGATTGTATTGATGACTTGA